The window CCTTCTCCGGCATCCTTGTACAAGGCCTGATTTGCTTTGGGACGGGAATATTGCTTCGAAGAGGCCATAGACAAGGTGACCTCACGGAAAAATAGATTTTCCGTCTCCACATAGACAAAACGGTCTTTATGAGGTGTAAGATCCGCTTCGAGACTTATCCGGTGAAATCCGTTTCGTTCGGAGTAATAGAGTTGCCTCAACAGATTTCCTGAGAGATAAACAGGTGCAGTTTGGTTGAATTCGAGGAAAGCAGGCAAGCCGCCCACATGATCCACATGCCCGTGAGAGATAAATACAAAATCTACTGCACGGATATCAATGTTCATCTTTTCGGCATTCCGCATAAACCGGTCGGAAGCACCCACATCGAGCAAACAGTTGAATTGCGCAGTTTCCAGATAAAGGGAAAGCCCGTGTTCCGTCTCCAGCGATCCACCCTCTGCCCGATTATCAGACAGCACTGCAATGTTCATTTCTCTTCTGCATTTATGGGCATCAACTCGTCGTTTCCATATATTTTGCAGTCCTTGCAACGAACATGATTCTCCCTCCCCCCGACCAACTTATAACAACGTCTACAGCGAAACCACTCCCTGTCGAACTGCACGTTGCCACCCTCAATATTGACCATGTTCCCTTCCACCAACGCCTGAGCAATGGTTTTGCGGGCCTGTTCGTAAATGCGCGTCAAGGTAGGCCGGGATACGTTCATCTGCTCCGCTGCCTGTTCCTGACGCAATCCTTCGTAATCCAGTAAACGGATGGCCTCATATTCATCATACAACAAAGTAACCTCTTTCAACATTTTTCGCGGGATACCAAACGGCTTGAATCCCTGCATCAGGGGAGGATTGGATATTTTCCGATTTTGTTTGGGACGTGGCATGATGACCTCATTTTTTATATTGATGGTTACGTTTTCTGTTGCCATCACTCCCACCCGCTTTACGGCGCATACCCATTCCAACTCCCAACTCTTTCTTTTTTTCTTCAGGCGAGAGCAAACTGCATTTTCCCAATTTCCGTCCTGTTCCAAGACCTTGTCCGACAGGACCGCTTCCATCCATCTTTGGCATACTTTTATTTTTTACCTGTTTCACTCGTGTTATGCGGTTGTTCAATCTTCTATAAACCGTTTACAAAAATAACAATAATTTTGAACATATGTTCATTACAAGATGCTTTTTTTTAATAATTCACACAATAAGCACAAGGAGTAAGGAGGATTCCCCTTAAGAAAAAAACCGGATACCCGGTAAAACCGGTTCCGGCTCAGAATATTACAATAAAAAAAGCACCTCGATTGAGGTGCTTTTTTTATTGATATATCTCTTGCTTCTGAATTATTCAGCGAAGAAGATAGCAACACGGTTCCAGTCGTTTTCTGCGTAAGGCTGTTCAGTGTCGCCTTTCCAGTCGATAGAGATGCGGCTGCTGTCGATTCCGTACTCGTTAGTCAGAGCGTTTGCAACAGCTTTAGCACGTTTTTCAGAAAGTGCAAGGTTGTAAGCAGGTGTACCGGTCTGTCTGTCTGCATAAGCAACAATCTTAACGGTAGCGTTAGGATTGGCCTTCATGTATTCAGCGGTGTTGTAAACGCTTACTTGCTGACCCTTGTCGATCTTGTAAGAGTTGATACGGAAGAATACTACGTTCGGTACATATACGCTTTCAGTAACTGCAGGAGCAACTTCAGGACAATCTGGGCAAGATTCCGGTCTCTTTCTGAGGTTTTCGTTTTCAGCACGCAGTCTGTTGATCTGGCTGTTCAGGTCGTTGATCAGGTTGTAGTCCATCAACTCGGCAGGAGTGAATTCCTGTTTGCCGCCCAAACCAAATTTGAGACCTGCAGTTCCGGTAAACATGCCATCATATTCGAAATCGCCCTGGATACCGCTTCCGTCAAATGTTTCCTGGAGTACTCTCCAACCCAGTTCGAGGAAGAGAGAAACGCTTCTTGAAAGACGGAAGTTGTTGATCAAACCGAGGTTGTAAGTGAGCGATTGATTCTGGTTCTTGAAGAGATCACCATCAGGATTTGGTTTTTTCCAGTCTGCATCCAGACCGTACATGTAACCAACACCTGCATAAGGAGCGAGGTTCCATACCCTTCCAGGTTTGTAACCGCCCAACGCGTCGGTCAGGCTCCACATGATATCGAGGTGACCGCCCAGCCAGTTCTGTTCTGCTCCAACGGGAACATTGGCAACGTGTTTAATGTGACCGCCGTCGATAACAAGACGGGTACCCCATACCGGAGAGTTCCATCTTCCGATTTCAATCTGGCCCATCCATCCCAGACGATCGCCAAAGCTTGCATCAGCATCGTTTTCAGCTTTTGTGGTATAGATGTTGGTGCCACCGCCCAGACCAATATACCAATGGTCGCTGGCCTTGTCTTTCAGGTACACGGTACCGTTGGAGACATTTTGTACTTCCTGTGCACTCATGCCGAATGCAAAAAGAGCCGCAATTAAAAGTAAACTAAACTTTTTCATAAATCTAAATTCTAATTAAAATTTGTTTATTACAATAACTCGATAATCAATGTCTATAGTTAATACTGTTGAGCGTGATCCTCAGTTTTTTTATAACATTTGTATTTTTAAAATGTTCGCAAAAGCATAATAATGCAATAAAATTAGCTTTTATTAAGCGAAATCACAGCAAAGATAAATCTTATTTCGAAAACTCAATCGTTTTTTCAAGGAAAATTGCTAAAA of the Petrimonas mucosa genome contains:
- a CDS encoding MBL fold metallo-hydrolase, which produces MNIAVLSDNRAEGGSLETEHGLSLYLETAQFNCLLDVGASDRFMRNAEKMNIDIRAVDFVFISHGHVDHVGGLPAFLEFNQTAPVYLSGNLLRQLYYSERNGFHRISLEADLTPHKDRFVYVETENLFFREVTLSMASSKQYSRPKANQALYKDAGEGVVPDDFNHELIFSFGHEDLFVYTGCAHRGILNILDSVSLSTGKKVGTVMGGFHLPDSEEGRVYESPDEIGSIASALKTNYPETSFITGHCTGEKVYERLRNQLGNQLNRFYTGYTTTIK
- a CDS encoding DUF5320 family protein, which translates into the protein MPKMDGSGPVGQGLGTGRKLGKCSLLSPEEKKKELGVGMGMRRKAGGSDGNRKRNHQYKK
- a CDS encoding DUF134 domain-containing protein yields the protein MATENVTINIKNEVIMPRPKQNRKISNPPLMQGFKPFGIPRKMLKEVTLLYDEYEAIRLLDYEGLRQEQAAEQMNVSRPTLTRIYEQARKTIAQALVEGNMVNIEGGNVQFDREWFRCRRCYKLVGGRENHVRCKDCKIYGNDELMPINAEEK
- a CDS encoding OmpA family protein, producing MKKFSLLLIAALFAFGMSAQEVQNVSNGTVYLKDKASDHWYIGLGGGTNIYTTKAENDADASFGDRLGWMGQIEIGRWNSPVWGTRLVIDGGHIKHVANVPVGAEQNWLGGHLDIMWSLTDALGGYKPGRVWNLAPYAGVGYMYGLDADWKKPNPDGDLFKNQNQSLTYNLGLINNFRLSRSVSLFLELGWRVLQETFDGSGIQGDFEYDGMFTGTAGLKFGLGGKQEFTPAELMDYNLINDLNSQINRLRAENENLRKRPESCPDCPEVAPAVTESVYVPNVVFFRINSYKIDKGQQVSVYNTAEYMKANPNATVKIVAYADRQTGTPAYNLALSEKRAKAVANALTNEYGIDSSRISIDWKGDTEQPYAENDWNRVAIFFAE